The Urbifossiella limnaea nucleotide sequence GCCAAACGTCTGGGTGAAGTCCGACGCAGCCATCGAGGGTCGGCGCTGGGACGTGCCCGTCGGCTACGACGCGGCGGCGAAGCGATTCCTGGTACTCGGGGGGCGCACGTCGTGGGGCGACTACAAGAAGTCGCGGCCGTACGACGTGCTCTCGTTCGACCCGGCCGGGAGGTGGCGCAACGAACTCCCACCCGGCGCGACGTGGGGGTCGGAGGTCGGCCCGGTGGCGGCGCCGGCGTGGACGAGCGAGGCGTGGGGCCTCACCGACACCGCCGGAACGACGCGCCCGAACTGGACCGTGTACGGCACCTTCTCCCTCGGCCAGAAGTACGACTACGACCCCGACTCGAAAGCCTTCTACTTCTACGCCGGCGGGTCCACGTTCCGCTACGACCCGGCGCGCCGCGAGTGGGCCGACCTCAAGCCCGCGACGCACCCGCAGGCGCTCGGCGGCACGCTGCTGTGGTCGTCGATGTGCTACGACCGCGCGGCGAAGAAGTTCGTCCTCTTCGGCGGCGGCAACGTCCCCACCGAGCGCGGCGACCCCGGCACGTGGACGTACTCGCCCGCCGACAACCGCTGGGAGCCGGTGACGACCACCAAGCAGCCGCCGGCCCGCGCCAACTCGCGCCTCGCCTACGACCCCGTAGCCCGCAAGGTCGTCCTCTTCGGCGGCGACAGGCTGAACGAACTCGTCGCCGACACGTGGGTCTTCGACACCGCCACCGGCACCTGGGACGAACGCCGCCCGACCGTCTCGCCGACGCCCCGCGCCGGGCACGCGCTGCTGTGGCTGCCGAGGGCGCGGAAGCTCCTTCTCCTCGGCGGGTACACGTACACCTCGACCACCGAGTACGTCGCCCCGCTGTACCGCCCCCTCCCGCTCGAGGCGTGGACGTTCGACGCCGCCGCCGACAGGTGGGAACTCGTCGGCCGCTGGTCGCGCCCCGCCGACGGCCCCCTCGGCCCGGCGAACGTCTTCCTCGCGGCCGCGGTCGACGAGAGCGACACCGTCCTCGCACTCGACGCGCAGAACCGCGCGTGGACGTGCCGGATCGACACGTCGAAGCCCGACCCGGCCGCCGCCGTGGCCTTCGGCGCGACCCCGGGTGCGACCGTGCGCCGCACCGGCTCGCACGACCCGGCGTGGTACGCCGACGGGGTTCCCGCCGCCGACCCGGCGGCGGTGGCGGCGGGCCTCGCGGCGCTGCCGGCGAACCGGTGGGTGGTGCGCGCGACGCCGAAGCGGCCGCTCATGAACATGGACTGGGGCTCGGCGGCGTTCGACACGCGCCGCGACAAGATCGTGCGCTTCTCCGGCGGGCACTCGGCGTACAGCGGCACCGCCCCGCAGGTGTACGACGTGGCGACCGACCGCTACTCGATCCCGTTCGCGCCGGAGTACCCGGCCGAGTACGTGTACAGCAACGACCAGGTGAGCGGCGAGTGGAGCTTCGGCCGCAACCCGTGGATGACCGGCCACACCTACAAGTCCACCGGCTACGACCCGAACCTGCGGGCGTTCGTGTTCGCCCCGCACGACTACACGTACTTCTTCGACCCGGACGCGAAGGCGTGGTCGCGCTCGGCGGCGAAGAACCCGTACCGCCCGAACTTCTACACGGTCACCGTCTGCGCCACGCCGGCCGGCGCGGTCGTGTGGGCCGACGACCGCACGACCGGGAAGGCCGGCTTGTGGCGCCTCGACGACGCGCGCACGTGGCAGCCGCTGCCGCTGCGCGGCGAGTTGCCGGCGAAGTCGGCGGACCAGCACGGCCTGGCGCACGACACGAAGCGCGACCGGCTGCTCTTCTTCAGCGACACCGGCCCGAGGAAGGCGAACGTCGCCGCGTACGACTTCAGGACCGGCGAGGCGAAGTGGCTCGACCCGGCGGGGACGGGTCAGGCGCTCGTCCACTGCCGCGAGACGGCGTACCTGCCGGACCTCGACTGGGTGCTCATCGGCGGCCGGGTGCGCGACGAGTCCGGTGGCTGGCGCTGGCTGGCCTACGACTGTGCGGCGAACGCTTGGGTGTCGGTCGACCTCCCCGGCGACGACCCGGTCGGCCGGGCGGGGGCGTTCAGCAACTCGATGGGGCTGATGTACGACCCGGCGCGGAAGCTCGTGTGGGCGGTCGGCCAGCACAGCCACGTCCACGCGCTGCGCCTCGACCGCGCGACGGCGCGCGTGACGCCGCTGCGGTGACCGCCCGCCGCTTCCCCACTTGGGTGCGTGCTCATGACGCGATCGTTCAGTCCCGTAGCGGTCGTTGCCGCGTTCCTGGCCGCGGCCGGCGCACTCCGGTCGGCGGACGACGTGCCGTTCGTCGCCCGCCTGGACAAGACCGAGCAGCGGTACGTGGTGGTGACGCCGACGGGGTTCGACGCGAAGCGGGCCAACACCGCCGTCGTCGCCCTCCACGGCCACGGGTCCGACCGCTGGCAGTTCGTCAAGCAGGACCGGGGCGAGTGCAAGGGAACGCGGGATGTCGCCGAGGCGCGCGGGTTCCTGCTCGTCAGCCCCGACTACCGGGCCAAGGCCTCGTGGATGGGGCCGGCGGCCGAGGCCGACGTGCTGCAAATCCTCGACGAGTTGAAGGAGAAGTACGGGGTGCGGCGGGTAGTCGTGGCCGGCGGGTCGATGGGCGGGACGGCCGCGCTCGCGTTCGCCGCCCTCCACCCCGACCGGGTGGCCGGGTGCGTGTCCCTGAACGGCACCGCGAACGTGGTCGAGTACGAGGGCTTCGCGGACGCGATCGCGGCGGCGTACGGGGGCACGCTGAGGGAGCGGCCGGAGGTGTACCGCAGCCGGTCGGCCGAGCTGCACGCCGACCGGCTGACCATGCCCGTCGCGATGACCACCGGCGGGAAGGACACCGTCGTCCCGCCCGCGAGCTGCCTCCGGCTCGCCGAGAAGCTGAAGGCGCTCGGCCGATCGGTCACGCTCATCCACCGCCCCGACGGCGGCCACGCGACCACCTACGCCGACACCGTGGAGGCGTTGACCGCCGTGATCGGCCGGCTGCCGAAGGAGGACGCGGACCGCGGCCGGTGACGGGTCGTCTACACCTCGCGGTCGTACGGGCCACAGTTCCGGGGAACAGGACCGAGATCTCGTCGATCTCGGTGTAGGCGTAGACCCCGCCGATACGGACCGACCCGCCGACAGTCCCTCGGAGCCGAGGAATGCCGGCCGGCGGTCCGAGTGCGATCGCCAGGCCAGTCGCCTCAATCGAGATGGAACACGGGCCGGTCGATGCGGACGACCTGTGACACCCCCAGTCGGTGGAATTCCAGCAGGACGCGGAGCATGTCCGCCCGCCGGTCGACCCGACGCCCGAGGAGGAGGCCGCCGCCGCCCCGCTCCGGGACGCTGCGAAGTCCGAGTTCGGGCTCGGCGACTACCTGCTGGAGGTGGTCGCCGACCCGGAGGCGTACGCCCATTCGGCCCGCGACCTCGTCCTCGGCCCGACCTCGGCCGCCCGCCGGGTCGCCGGCACCCCGTTCGACGACCTGCCGTACTCGCTGTCGTTCAAGTGCGATGGCTGCCTGTACACCGAGTTCTGCATGAAGTGGAGCGCGGAGCGGGAAGACCTGTCCCTCCTCCCGTACCTGAGCGGCACCGAGAAGGACGCCCTCCGGCGGGCCGGGGTGGCGACGATCTGCGGGCTGGCAACGCTCAAGGAGTTCGCCCCGAGCACTGCCGGCGGCACGACGACCGACCTGGTCCCTGCCCCGGGCCGCGAGGCCCTGGTCAAGACGCTGGCCGCCACCTGGCCGGTCGGCCCGCGGCTTGACGAGTTGGTCCACCGGGCCAGGCAGTTCCGCCGGTCGGCGAAGAAGGACGGCACCGCCGCCCTGCCGTTCATCCCGGACAAGGGGAACAGCTCGCTGCCGGTATCCCGCCCGGACCTGAACCCGAACCTGGTGTGGGTGTACGTCGACGCCCAGTTCGACTACCTCGAAGGCCGGGTCTACCTCCTCGGCGCGCTGGTCGTGGCGTGCGAGAACGGTATTCCGACCCGCCGCCGGGCGGTGGTGAAGATGACCGCCGGCCCGCCCGACTCGGCGGCGGCGGAGCGCGACCTGTTCGTAGGCTGGACCCGCGGGCTGCTCGACGCGGTGGTCGAGCTGGCCGCCCCGTCCGACCCGGCGGCCGAGAAGAAGGCCGCCCCGATCCACGTCGTCTTCTTCGACCGGCACGAGCAGCGGCTGCTCCTCGACGGGCTGGCCCGCAACTTCCCCGCAATCCTGGGGACCACGCCGCCGCTCTACGACTTCCTGACCCAGCTCGCGGCGTTCGACTCCCCGATCGCCAGCTACCTGGCCGACGAGGTGCGGGCGTTCAAGAACTTCCCGATGACCTGCCAGTCCTTGCAGTCCCTGGCCGCCTACCTGAAGTTCGACTGGAACACGCCCCGCCCGTTCCGGGACCGCTTCAAGGCCCGGCTGTTCGACTACCTGGGGAAGGTCGATGTCGAGGGGCAGGCCGAGTGGTACACCCGCCGGTCCCGGTTCGCCAGCTCGGTCCCGCTGGAGTACGCCTACGCCGCCTGGGGGCAGCTCCAACAGCCGGCACCCGGCAAGGGGGACGAGTTCGCCGACTTCCGCGGGGCCACGGCCGACCTCGTCACCGCCTTCCAGGAACGGCGGCTGGAGGCGATCGAACACGTCACCCGGTCGGTCGCCGGCAACCCGAACACGGCCAAGACGGCGTTTGTGCTGCCGGACGTGGCGACCTACGAGGACAAGGCCCGCGACCTGGCCCACGCCCTGGACGAGTTCGTCACCATCGAGCGGCTGGTCGCCCTCGCCGACTGGAAGGCGACCCGGCACGCCCAGCCGGAGCGGCGGGTGCTCATGGGCGAGTGCCTGCTGGTCCGGTACGACGAGGCCGACCAGGAGCCCGAAGTCGCCGAGCAGAACCGGGAGAACGAGCGGCGGCGGCTCAAGCGCGAGGGGTACGCGGCGGCGTTCAAGGCCGCCAACCCCGACAAGCCGTTCCGGCTGAACAAGGAGCAGTCGGCCGAGTGCAAGTGGTCGGCCGACGGGCTCCGGGTCCGGCTCCGGGTGGAGGCGGCCGGCGTCGACTGCGACCTCCACGAGGCCCTCCTCCTGTCCACCCTGCGGGACGGGGCGCGGGTCGTCGTGTTCCGGCGGTGGACGACCGACGAGCGGCTCCCGCCGGACCAGCGGACGGAGTTCACCCCGACCCCGAAGCAGATGCTCTACGGCACCCGGGCGGTGTTCCGCCGGGTGGTGGTGACCCGGGCCGACGCCGCCGGCCGGGCCGCGGAGGCGGTCGCCGAGGTCGAGCTGACCGACGGGTTCGGCAACGACAGCATGAAGCCGTTCGTCTTCTCGGCCATCGGCCGGCCGCTCGCCGCGGGGGAAGCGTACACGCTCGACCCGTGCCCGAACGACATCTCCGGGTACTGGCACGCGAAGGTCGTCGAGGGGCTGTGCGGGGGCCAGCCGAACAGCCTGTACGCCCGGCTGGCGAACCCGCCCGCGGCCGGGGACGGTGCGGGGTCGCCGGGCCAACTGGCGTTCCTGGCCGGGCTCGACGCCTTCCGGGATGCCGGTCTCTTGCACGACTTCGAGCCGGGCAAGCGGGCGTTCATCGGCGTCCACGCCGCGACCCCGGTCTTGCTCGTCCAGGGGCCGCCCGGGACGGGCAAGTCGTACGCCACGGCGTTCGCCGTCCTGGCCCGCCTCCAGGGGGCGATGCGGGCCGGCCGGCCGTGCCGGGCGTTCCTCACCTGCCACACCCACGCGGCCATCGACGTGCTGGTGGCCAACGTGCTGGCCGTGCGGGAGAAGCTCCGGGAGCTGCGGGCGGCCGACCCGAAGATCTTCGCTGCGCACTTCGACGCCCGGCTGCTGGACGTGCCGCTGTACCGGGTGGCCCCGAACGACCCGCCCCCGGACGGGGTGGTCGCACTGGCGAAGGACGCCGAGAAGGGGAAGGACGAGGAGTACAACGCGGACGTGATCCAGGAGAACGACTGGGTGGTGGTCGGGGTGACCGCCGGGGGCACCTACCAGTTGCTCAAGCAGAAGTGGTCGAAGACCGTGTTCGGCCATGGGCTGTGCGACCTGCTGGTGCTCGACGAGGCCAGCCAGCTGAGCCTCCCGGCGGCGGTCATGGCCGCCCTCCCGCTGAAGCCCGACGCCCCGGTGGTGGTGGTCGGGGACCACCGCCAGATGCCGCCGATCGTGAAGCACGACTGGGACGCCGAGGCCCGGCGGACGTTCGCACAGTACCAGGTGTACGAGAGCCTGTTCGACACTCTGCTGGCGCAAAAACCGCCCCCGCCGGTGATCCGGTTCGCCGAGAGCTTCCGGCTGCACGCAGCGATGGCCGAGTTCCTGCGGCGGGAGGTGTACCGGCACGACGGGATCGCCTACCACTCGAAGAAGACCGACCTGCTCCCGGCCCGGCCGCTCGCGGACCCGTTCACCGCGGCGGTGCTCGACCCGGCGTACCCGCTGGTGGTGGTCGTCCACGACGAGTGCGGGAGCCAGGTCCGCAACCCGTTCGAGCAGGCCCTGATCGGCCCGGTCCTGAAGGCCCTGGTCGACCCGGCCGGGCACGGGCTGGACCCGGCCGGCGGGCTCGGGGTGGTGGTGCCGCACCGGGCGCAGCGGGCCGCGCTCCAGCAGGCGTTCCCGGAGCTGAGCATCGTCGACCCGGCGACCGGGCTGCCGGCCCGGTCGGCGGTGGACACGGTGGAGCGGTTCCAGGGCGGGGAGCGGACGGTCGTCATGGTGAGCGCGACCGAGAGCGACCGGGGCTACCTGCTGGCGGCGGCCGGGTTCCTGCTCGACCCGCGGCGGCTGACGGTGGCCGTCAGCCGCGCCAAACAGAAGATGGTGCTGGTGGCGAGCCGGAGCGTGTTCGAGCTGTTCAGCCCGGACGAGGAGACGTTCGCCAACGCCCTGCTGTGGAAGAACCTCCTCCTGCGGACCTGTACCACGCTCCTGTGGGAGGGGGAACGTGACGGGGTGCCGGTCCAGGTGTGGGGCGGCCGGTAGGCCGCCTCGCGCCGGCGACGGGATCGGGCGGATCAGGTCGGCGACGAGTTGTTCGAGGTGAACGATGTACGACCTGATCGGGGACATTCACGGCCACGCCGACGAACTGGAGCAACTGCTCCAGACCCTCGGCTACGAGATAGCAGCCGGGGTCTACCGCCACCCCGACCGGAAGGTGGTCTTCCTCGGCGACTTCATCGACCGGGGGCCGCAGATCCGGCGGGTGCTGGAGACCGTCCGCCCGATGGTCGAGGGCGGTCACGCCCTGGCCGTCATGGGGAACCACGAACTCAACGCCCTGGCCTACCACACCGGGGACCGGGACGGGCCGGGCGAGCACCTCCGCCGCCGGACGCCGAAGAACGTGGCGCAGCACCGGGCGACCCTGGAGCAGCTACCCCCGCCGGAACTCCGGTCCCACCTGGGGTGGTTTCGGAGCCTCCCCCTGTGGCTCGACCTCGACGGGGTGCGGGCCGTCCACGCCTGCTGGGACGAGCGGGCGATAGGACAGGTCGCCGGGGGTCTGCGGGAGTTCGGCGGCGCTTCCGACGACTTCCTGCACGCGGCGTGTCGGACGGGGGGGCCGCTGTTCGCCCCGGTCGAGGTCATCCTCAAGGGCAAGGAGGGCAAGCTCCCGCAGGGGGCGTCCTTCCGGGACAAGGACGGGCACGTTCGCACCGAGATTCGCACCCGCTGGTACGCGGCCCCGGACGGCCACACCTACCGGACGTACGCCCTCCAGACCGACGAAATCGCCTGCGACCTCGCACTCGACGAGCAGGTGGTCGCCGCCGCCGCCCCCTATCCGGTGGCCGGCAAGCCCGTCTTCGTCGGCCACTACTGGCTGTCGGCGCAGCGCCCCGGAGTGCTGGCCGACAACGTGGCGTGCCTCGACTACAGCGTTGCCAAGGGTGGGTTCCTGTGCGGCTACCGCTGGAATGGTGAGCCGACGTTGAGCGACGAGAACTTCGTGCGGGCTTAGGAGACAAGCCGATGTCGCCGGGAGAAAATCGTCAACGCGTTCCCGAAGGGGGGCGACCACCCGGGCGTGCGGTATCGTGCGGACGATTGGGCGGGTGAACATCCTGAATGACCGCAGCCAGCAACCCCGCATGAAGTTGACGGCCGTCGACAAGGTGTTCGGCGTCGTGGAGTGGGACGAGGCCGATGGCAGCCCGCGCTGGCACGCGACGCATCCGCCGGCGACCCGGTGCGAGTCGATACCGAGCTTAAGAAACAACTAATACGAGTCAGAATAATTAGGAAGCCGATTACCCGTCGGCCCCTTCCACCCACACGGCCCCGCCCCGCACTTTTATCGTGTGGGCGGGGCTTTTCTCGTTCCTGGAGGAAGTCGAGATGAAGCTGGTCCGCCCCGACACCGACCCCGTCCGCGACAAGTTCGCCCAGGCACGCAAGGAACTGTCGAGTGCCCTCATCGAGCGGGAGGACGAGGTGGACCTCGTCCTCACCGCCCTGGTCGCCAACGAGCACATCTTGTTGGTCGGCCCGCCGGGGTGCGGGAAGTCGCTGCTGCTCGACTCCGTCCTGTCGTGGACCGGTGGGTCGAAGTTCTCGATCCTGCTCACGAAGTTCACGACGGTGGAAGAGGTGATGGGGCCGGTGAGCCTCGCGGCCCTGAAGGCGGACAAGTACCTGCGGGTCACGACCGGCAAGCTGCCGGAGGCCGACTACGCGTTCGTCGACGAGGTCATGAAGGCGTCCTCCGCGATCCTGAACACGCTGCTGAAGATCCTCAACGAGCGGGTCTACGACGCCGGCGACGGGGTCGCCCGGCGGGTGCCGCTCAAGCTCTGCCTCGGGGCGAGCAACGAGTGGGCGTCGCCGGACACCGGGAAGGAGCTGGCCGCCCTCAGCGACCGCTTCCTGCTGCGGAAGGCCGTCTCACCCATCCGCTCCCAGGCCGGCCGGCAGCGGCTCCTGTGGACCCGCGACCACGCCCCCAAGCTCTCCACCACGGTGACCCCGGCCGAGGTCGAGCAGGCCCGGCGGCAGGCCCTGGCCTTGCCGTGGTCGGACGAGGCGAAGGACGCCCTGGAGGTGATCCTGAAGGAGCTGGCCCGGGAGGGCATCCAGCCGGGCGACCGGCGGCAGTTCAAGACGGTCGGGGCGGTGCGGGCCTTCGCCTACCTGTGCGGCTCCGACGAGGTGCTGCCCGAGCACCTGGAGGTCGCCCAGCACTGCCTGTGGGACGCGCCCGAGGAGCAGCCGCAGAAGGCCGCCCAGGTGATCGCCAGGATCGCCAACCCCGTCGGCATGCGGGTCACGCAGCTGCTGCTGGAGGTCGAGCAGGTGCTGGCCGCGGCCGACGTGCGGAACCTGGCCGACGCCGCGAAGGCCGCCGCAAAGCTCGCCGAGATCGACCGGCAGCTGTCGACGCTCAAGGGCAACGGCCGGGTCGAGACGGCCCGGGCGTACCTGAAGGACCAGCTCCGACGGCTCAAGCTCGCCTCGATCGAGGCCGTCTGACCCGCACTCATCCACAACCCGGCAGACCATCTTTGTGCGACCGAAGGGGTCGGCGCGCCGGACGTGGCGTCCCATCAACCGGAGGAGGCATGGACCCGAACGACCTGCTCAAGATGCTCGACCTGGACGGCAAGCCGCCCGACGCGCCGAAGGAGACCGGGGTACTCGCGGGCGGCACCGGCCCGCTCCCCGCGACCGACGCCCGCCCGACCGCCCTGGAGGTGGACGCGTGGGGGCTGCGGCGGGGGCGCGATCTCGTCGCCGAGAGCGACCGGCTGAAGGGGGCCGGCACCGACGCGTTCGCCGCCGCCGACTTCTTCGCGGCCGGGTTCGACCCGGACCCGCGGCTGGTCGAGACCTGCGCCGACCCGCGGCGGCACCAGTTCGTCACCCAGATGCTCGACACGCCCGAGTACCGCGCCCTGCACGCCGCCACCCGGCTGGACGACACCGCCGCGGCGATCGCGGCGACCCACTTCGCCGAGCAGTTCGCACGACTCAAGAAGGAGGACACCAAGGACCACGCGGCCGGTACGACGGCCGGGGGCACGCCCGGCGACGAGATGGCGACCCTGCGGGCCGTCGGCCGGGCGGTCGCCGCGGCCTGCACGGAGGTGGCCCAGCTGCACGAGGCCGCTGGGGCGCTGGGGATGGGGCCGGGGGCGCCGGGGAGCAACGACCCGCGGGCCGTCGCCGCCCTGTTTAAGCGCGTGCGGAGCGACCCGACGCTGCGGCGGATCTGCGAGCTGGCCGGGCGGTTCCGGCGGGTCGCGCAGTCGAAGCAGCGAATGAAGCAGACGCACGGGCTCGACGACGTCGTCGGCGTCGAGCCGGGGGGCGACGTCGGCCGCCTGCTGCCGGTCGAGCTGTCGCGGCTCATGCTCCCCGAGCTGGAACTCGACACGCTCCGCCGGATCGTCGAACGCGACGCGATGTGCCGCGAGCACCATGCCGTCGAGCCGGTCGGGAAGGGGCCGGTGATCGTCTGCATCGACGAGTCCGGGTCGATGGAGGGGGACAAGGCCCACACCGCGAAGGCCCTGGCCCTGGCCCTCGCGTGGGTTGCCCGGCACCAGCGGCGGTGGTGCGCCCTGGTCGCCTACAGCGGCGACAGTGGCGAACGGTTGCTGGCCCTGCCGCCGGGTCGGTGGGACGAGGCGAAACTCATGGACTGGCTCGCCGCCTTCATCGGCAAGGGGTCCGACCTCGACGTGCCCGTGAAGGAAATGCCCCGGATGTACGCCGAGCTGAAGGCCCCGGCCGGGGTCACCGACCTGATCTTCGTGACCGACGCGAGGTGCAGGATAGCGGGCGGCATCCGTGACACCTTCCTGGCGTGGAAGGTGGCGGCCCGCGCCCGGCTCGTCACCCTGGTGGTCGACAGCCCGCCCGGCGACCTCGCACTGGTCAGCGACGAGGTCCATCAGGTTCGCTCACTCGCACCCGACACCGACGGCGTCGGCCGGGTGCTCTCCCTGTAGCCCTTCCGCCCCCGCGGGTTCGGCCCGGACGGACGCCGTGTCCGCCCCGGCCTGACCCCGTTCGCGTTAACGGCGACACGCCTGACCCGGCCCGCGGCCGGGCCGGGCGTGTTCGCCCACCATCCCCCTCACACAAGGAGTCCTGCCCATGCCCGCGACCGCCCCGCTCCCGTTCCCCGTCGCCGCCGGCACCCGGCTGCTCGGCGAAGTCATCTCGTGGACCTGCTCGGGGGTGGCCGTCACCCACCCGGCCCTGCTGACCGCGCTGCGGGACGCCGGCCTCGACGAGAACGTCGCCCGCGAGCTGGCCGCCAAGCACGCCTTCACCCGCGCCTGCAAGAAGCTGTGCGACCGCCGCATCATCCGCCAGGTGGCCGAGGACGAGACCTGCGTCAAGTTCCAGTTCACCCAGGAGTCCCGCGACGGGGACCGGTACGAGTACGCCCTGGAGACGATGCTCACGCTCGACAAGAGGACCGGGACGGTGACGTGCGACCTGCCGGGCCTCGCCACCCTCGCCCAGGAGGAACTCGACCGCGCGACCGACGCCCGGACGGGAAGTGACGTGACGCGGGTGATCCAGAAGCTGTTCGACCGGCACGCCGACCTGTTCCCGATCCGGCCCCAGGGCGGCTGCTACTTCACGCCGATCCGGCACACGACTTTCGTGGACAAGGTGCAGGCGATGCTCGGCCGGCTGAACGGGCAGATCCTCCGGTTCCCGGTTCCGGCGGGGACGGCCGAGGGGGACCGGTCGGTGAAGGACGCGGTCGCCGCCGGGCTCGCGGCCCTGATCGACGACCACCGCAAGGCGGTCGCTCTCTTCGGCGAGGACACGCGGGAGGACACGCTCAAGCGCGCGGCCGACAAGATCCGCTCGACCCAGTTCAAGATCGCCGCCTACGCCGAGTACCTGCTCGACGAGAAGGGGAAGCTCGACCGGGAGCTGGCCGCCGCCCGCGACGAGCTACGGGCCAAGGTGGACCAGCTCGCCGCCGTCGCCTGACCTACCCACCACGGAGGGATGCCGTGATCGTGCCCGTGACCCGTAAGCCGGGCGACCTCGCCCGGCACCTGCTGTTCGTCACCACGCCGGCCCTGTGGCCGGCGTGGCCGTTCCTGCCCGTCACCCGCCACCGCCGCGGGGTGATCGACCTCGGGCTGATGTTCGACGCCCGCGGGGCGTGCGGGCTGACCGGGTATTCGGCGACCGTCTTCGCCTGCAACCTGTTCGCCCTCCCGCCCACCCTCGACCAGTTCCTCGCCCTGCCGAAGGAGGTGTTCGACGCCGCCGAGGAGTTGATCCAGGTCGGGTGGCGCGTCGACTGACGCCACCCCCAACCGACGGAGGAGTTCGCCGTGATCGTGATCCCGCGCGGGCTGGCCCGGTCGTTCCGGGCGCTGCTCCGCAAGTGCGTCGCCGGCCGGCCGCGTGGCCCGGCGCCCGTCGTCGTGCTCGAGTGCCGCGCCGGCACCCTGACCGTGTGGGCACAGACTGCCGACGCCGCGCTCGGCTACACCGCCGCGACGCCGAGTGACGACGGAGTGCTGGTCGTCCCGGTGACCGTCCTGGCCGCCGTCGAGGGCGCCGGCGACGACCCGGCCGAGTTGACTGTCGGTACGACGCTCCGCGGAGAGGCCCGGTGGGTCGACCGCGGCGTGCCCGGTACCCACCCGTTCGATGCGATTCTGCCCGGCAAGCAGCACCGTCCGCCCGCCTCGCCCACTGACTGGCACCCGGTCCCGCCAGAGTTCCTGACGGCCCTGTACGAGTGCGGGCGGACCACGGCCCGCGAGTCGGGCCGGTACGCACTGTCCCGCGTGCAGGTCCGCGGCACGGCCGGGCACGTCGTCGGCACCGACGGCCGGACCGCCCTCGTCTGGGGCGGGTTCGACCTGCCCCTCCCGGACGACCTGCTGGTGC carries:
- a CDS encoding vWA domain-containing protein — its product is MDPNDLLKMLDLDGKPPDAPKETGVLAGGTGPLPATDARPTALEVDAWGLRRGRDLVAESDRLKGAGTDAFAAADFFAAGFDPDPRLVETCADPRRHQFVTQMLDTPEYRALHAATRLDDTAAAIAATHFAEQFARLKKEDTKDHAAGTTAGGTPGDEMATLRAVGRAVAAACTEVAQLHEAAGALGMGPGAPGSNDPRAVAALFKRVRSDPTLRRICELAGRFRRVAQSKQRMKQTHGLDDVVGVEPGGDVGRLLPVELSRLMLPELELDTLRRIVERDAMCREHHAVEPVGKGPVIVCIDESGSMEGDKAHTAKALALALAWVARHQRRWCALVAYSGDSGERLLALPPGRWDEAKLMDWLAAFIGKGSDLDVPVKEMPRMYAELKAPAGVTDLIFVTDARCRIAGGIRDTFLAWKVAARARLVTLVVDSPPGDLALVSDEVHQVRSLAPDTDGVGRVLSL
- a CDS encoding DUF6744 family protein; amino-acid sequence: MPATAPLPFPVAAGTRLLGEVISWTCSGVAVTHPALLTALRDAGLDENVARELAAKHAFTRACKKLCDRRIIRQVAEDETCVKFQFTQESRDGDRYEYALETMLTLDKRTGTVTCDLPGLATLAQEELDRATDARTGSDVTRVIQKLFDRHADLFPIRPQGGCYFTPIRHTTFVDKVQAMLGRLNGQILRFPVPAGTAEGDRSVKDAVAAGLAALIDDHRKAVALFGEDTREDTLKRAADKIRSTQFKIAAYAEYLLDEKGKLDRELAAARDELRAKVDQLAAVA
- a CDS encoding AAA family ATPase — encoded protein: MKLVRPDTDPVRDKFAQARKELSSALIEREDEVDLVLTALVANEHILLVGPPGCGKSLLLDSVLSWTGGSKFSILLTKFTTVEEVMGPVSLAALKADKYLRVTTGKLPEADYAFVDEVMKASSAILNTLLKILNERVYDAGDGVARRVPLKLCLGASNEWASPDTGKELAALSDRFLLRKAVSPIRSQAGRQRLLWTRDHAPKLSTTVTPAEVEQARRQALALPWSDEAKDALEVILKELAREGIQPGDRRQFKTVGAVRAFAYLCGSDEVLPEHLEVAQHCLWDAPEEQPQKAAQVIARIANPVGMRVTQLLLEVEQVLAAADVRNLADAAKAAAKLAEIDRQLSTLKGNGRVETARAYLKDQLRRLKLASIEAV